A portion of the Clostridium gelidum genome contains these proteins:
- the rpiA gene encoding ribose 5-phosphate isomerase A, with product MNDNDLKKSCAKEAMKYIKDGMIIGLGGGRSIAYLIEHINEDKNIKVKIVTPSTKTKFLCIENGLEVMHTCSVDKVDVAFDGCDQVDENLNALKSGGGIHTKEKLIASMAEEYILLVDEAKVEKSLTFKAPVVLEILEDSLKYVEKKVLELGGKPVVRSSDIKDGFTISDNGNLLMNVNFSDVKDIYELNNSLINICGVIETSLFTSVITKAIIAGEKGIRVISKR from the coding sequence ATGAATGATAACGATTTAAAAAAAAGTTGTGCTAAAGAAGCTATGAAATACATAAAAGATGGCATGATAATAGGTCTTGGCGGAGGTAGAAGTATAGCATATTTAATAGAACATATAAATGAAGATAAAAATATTAAAGTTAAGATAGTTACACCTTCAACAAAAACAAAGTTTCTTTGCATAGAAAATGGATTAGAAGTTATGCACACTTGTTCTGTGGATAAAGTGGATGTAGCTTTTGATGGCTGTGATCAAGTTGATGAAAATTTAAATGCATTAAAAAGTGGTGGTGGAATTCATACTAAAGAAAAACTAATTGCTAGTATGGCTGAAGAATATATTCTTCTTGTAGACGAAGCTAAAGTTGAAAAATCATTAACGTTTAAAGCTCCAGTTGTCCTTGAAATTTTAGAGGATTCATTAAAGTATGTTGAAAAAAAAGTATTAGAATTAGGTGGAAAGCCAGTAGTTAGAAGCAGTGATATAAAAGATGGGTTTACTATAAGCGATAATGGAAACTTACTGATGAATGTAAATTTCAGTGATGTTAAGGATATTTATGAACTTAATAACAGTTTAATAAATATTTGTGGAGTTATAGAAACATCTCTGTTTACGAGTGTTATCACTAAAGCAATTATTGCTGGTGAAAAAGGTATTAGAGTAATTTCTAAAAGATAA
- a CDS encoding response regulator — protein MKILVVDDDKFNLTIANDFIKKAPIECEVILCNKPTEVQRLMEENKFDIVLLDIVMPKMDGIDVLKQIRANSEYDNVQILMLTSLTDSDSFKKCFENGADDYINKPIKEVEFYARFKAAVKTRNNSLMLKEMFERIKKQNKDLKQLNKTLKDTQFHMIQKEKLAAIGELAAGVAHEINNPLGYLGSNLETLSNFVLRIQKMIKEYRDLIDNIDSKEKTIEKADISENILNIKDMEKKLKLNFVIAEIGEIIKDSTDGVNRVSKIVKSLQNFAKTGFDDEMAINDLNMIIDEAILILNCDLKSVATIEKKYGIIPQVLCNRSQIGQVILSLITNSLQAIRSQNRLDGEIIIQTFKEKDMVCCEICDDGPGIEEDILNKIFDPFFTTKEVGSATGVGLSISHDIIVEKYNGEFNVKSIPGKKTIFTFKFPVGKL, from the coding sequence ATGAAAATACTTGTTGTTGATGATGATAAATTTAATCTTACTATCGCAAATGATTTTATAAAAAAAGCCCCTATAGAATGTGAAGTTATTCTTTGCAATAAGCCAACAGAAGTTCAAAGATTAATGGAAGAAAATAAATTTGATATTGTACTTCTTGACATAGTAATGCCTAAGATGGATGGTATTGATGTTTTAAAGCAAATAAGGGCAAATTCTGAATATGATAATGTTCAAATTCTTATGCTCACATCACTTACAGATAGTGATAGTTTTAAGAAATGCTTTGAAAATGGTGCCGATGATTATATAAACAAACCCATCAAGGAAGTGGAATTTTATGCGAGATTTAAGGCAGCTGTAAAAACTAGAAATAATTCTCTTATGTTAAAAGAGATGTTTGAAAGAATAAAAAAACAAAATAAAGATTTGAAACAACTCAATAAAACTTTGAAGGATACACAATTTCATATGATACAAAAGGAAAAACTTGCAGCTATTGGAGAATTGGCGGCTGGAGTTGCTCACGAAATTAATAACCCGTTAGGCTATCTTGGAAGTAATTTAGAAACTCTCTCGAATTTTGTATTAAGGATTCAAAAAATGATCAAAGAATATAGGGATTTAATTGATAATATAGATTCGAAGGAGAAAACTATTGAAAAAGCTGATATCAGTGAAAATATATTAAATATAAAAGATATGGAGAAGAAATTAAAGCTTAACTTTGTAATAGCTGAAATTGGTGAAATTATTAAAGATTCAACAGATGGAGTAAATCGTGTCTCAAAAATAGTAAAAAGTCTTCAAAACTTTGCTAAAACAGGTTTTGATGATGAAATGGCTATAAATGATTTAAATATGATTATTGATGAAGCTATATTAATCTTAAATTGTGATTTGAAAAGCGTAGCCACAATAGAAAAAAAATATGGTATTATACCACAGGTATTATGTAATAGAAGTCAAATAGGTCAGGTGATTTTAAGCTTAATTACAAATTCACTACAGGCAATAAGGAGTCAAAATAGATTAGATGGTGAGATAATTATACAAACTTTTAAGGAAAAAGATATGGTGTGTTGTGAAATTTGTGATGATGGTCCAGGAATAGAAGAGGATATACTTAATAAAATATTTGACCCATTTTTCACAACTAAAGAAGTGGGAAGTGCAACAGGAGTTGGACTCAGTATTTCACATGACATAATAGTTGAAAAGTATAATGGGGAATTTAATGTTAAAAGTATACCTGGTAAAAAGACGATATTTACATTTAAATTTCCAGTAGGTAAATTATGA
- a CDS encoding putative ABC transporter permease: MWELELLGTDLYHIIHCFFMYSFLGWVMETCYVSILDKKFINRGFVNGPVCTIYGFGALAVYFILKPFENNILILFIMGIIVPSILEYFTGWLMEVIFKTTWWDYSNYKFNIKGRICLFNSIIWGLLTVALFLVIQPFVNFIVSLYPVSVGKPLAIIAVVTYFIDYGTTSYYAMDLKVKLNNMSDIMDEFVSYAHLSKLYETKEDVMEYLEKSKPIELINEIKEKLAESIQVNKENYKEKISEKFIILNDKYDSLKSKSNIIHNRLLKAFPTLKVKDKDKYVEELKAYIFKRKK; this comes from the coding sequence TTGTGGGAATTAGAATTATTAGGAACTGATTTATATCATATTATTCATTGTTTTTTTATGTATAGCTTTTTAGGTTGGGTTATGGAAACTTGTTATGTATCTATTTTGGATAAAAAGTTTATAAATAGAGGCTTTGTAAATGGTCCGGTTTGTACTATTTATGGATTTGGGGCTTTAGCTGTTTACTTTATATTAAAACCATTCGAAAATAATATTTTAATATTATTTATTATGGGAATTATAGTTCCGTCTATTTTAGAATATTTTACAGGATGGTTAATGGAAGTTATATTTAAAACGACTTGGTGGGATTATAGTAATTATAAGTTCAATATTAAGGGCAGAATTTGTTTATTTAATTCTATTATTTGGGGTTTATTAACAGTAGCTTTATTCTTAGTCATTCAACCTTTTGTTAACTTCATTGTTTCTCTTTATCCTGTATCAGTAGGTAAGCCCCTTGCAATTATAGCAGTAGTAACTTATTTTATAGATTATGGAACAACTAGTTATTATGCAATGGATTTAAAGGTGAAGTTAAACAATATGTCAGATATAATGGATGAATTTGTATCCTATGCTCACTTGAGTAAGCTGTATGAAACAAAAGAAGATGTTATGGAATATTTAGAAAAAAGTAAACCAATTGAGCTTATTAATGAAATAAAAGAAAAATTAGCAGAATCTATTCAAGTAAATAAAGAAAATTATAAGGAAAAAATTTCGGAAAAATTCATTATATTAAACGATAAGTATGATTCTTTAAAATCTAAAAGTAATATAATACATAATCGTCTTTTAAAAGCCTTTCCAACGTTAAAAGTAAAAGATAAAGATAAATATGTAGAAGAATTAAAAGCGTATATTTTTAAAAGAAAAAAATAA
- a CDS encoding Gfo/Idh/MocA family protein translates to MDKINWAILGPGTVAVDFAKAISEVNGSIYAVGARSLEKAEYFSSNYNVEKVYGDYNEMLKDEKIDVVYISTPHSNHYEYIMESLKNNKHVLCEKAITVNGNQLSEIVSLAKEKNLIVAEAMTIYHMPLYKKLRQLVDDGKLGKIKMIQVNFGSLKEYDVTNRFFSPDLAGGALLDIGTYALSFTRYFLSSQPKEILTTVKKFETGVDEQSGIILKNQDDEMAVISLTMRAKQPKKGIVCGELAYITVGNFPRADTATITYPDGKIEVIEEGDTSKALIYEVEDMNNCIMKKSSNDTLGLSVDVMTIMDEVRKQWGLKYSFE, encoded by the coding sequence ATGGATAAAATAAATTGGGCAATACTAGGTCCAGGAACAGTTGCAGTAGACTTTGCAAAGGCTATATCAGAAGTTAATGGAAGTATATATGCAGTAGGCGCAAGAAGTCTTGAAAAGGCAGAATATTTTTCTAGTAATTATAATGTTGAAAAAGTTTATGGAGATTACAATGAAATGCTAAAGGATGAGAAAATTGATGTAGTTTATATATCAACTCCTCATTCTAATCATTATGAGTATATAATGGAAAGCCTTAAAAACAATAAGCATGTGCTTTGTGAAAAAGCTATTACTGTAAATGGTAATCAATTAAGTGAAATAGTTAGTTTGGCAAAAGAAAAAAACTTAATTGTTGCAGAAGCTATGACTATTTATCATATGCCATTATATAAAAAGTTACGTCAACTTGTTGATGACGGAAAACTTGGTAAGATAAAAATGATTCAAGTTAATTTTGGAAGTCTTAAAGAATATGATGTTACAAATAGATTCTTTAGTCCAGATTTAGCAGGAGGTGCGTTACTTGATATAGGTACATATGCTTTATCATTTACGAGATATTTCCTTTCAAGTCAACCAAAAGAAATTTTAACTACAGTAAAAAAATTTGAGACTGGAGTAGATGAACAATCTGGTATAATACTTAAAAATCAAGATGATGAAATGGCAGTAATTTCACTAACTATGAGAGCAAAACAACCAAAGAAGGGTATTGTATGCGGAGAATTAGCGTATATAACTGTGGGGAATTTTCCAAGGGCAGATACTGCTACTATTACTTACCCAGACGGAAAAATAGAAGTTATAGAAGAAGGTGATACTTCAAAAGCCTTAATTTATGAAGTTGAAGATATGAATAATTGCATTATGAAGAAAAGTAGCAATGATACATTAGGTTTATCTGTTGATGTAATGACTATAATGGATGAAGTTAGAAAACAATGGGGATTAAAATACTCTTTTGAGTAG
- a CDS encoding MurR/RpiR family transcriptional regulator, protein MKDIEKNVLDKILCIYKNLYEAEKKIADYVINNKEKVIEMTVSELATQSNVSEATIVRFCKKCDFKGFHDLKINIAKEMVNSKNDKVSNELDSNNIAQSLQNILANKIEELKQTISMINEDDIKNILDAIKNARIVQFAAVGNTIPVAMDGTYKFNQLGIASVTNTIWETQLAFAYTLTNEDVVIVISNSGSSKKLVTLLEIANERHATTISITNHENSPVANESKYHINTATREKLFLDEFSFSRVSAMVVIEALYLLLTRDKKDAYSWISEHEQSIADDKL, encoded by the coding sequence GTGAAAGATATAGAGAAAAATGTATTAGATAAGATTTTATGTATTTATAAAAATTTGTATGAAGCAGAAAAAAAAATTGCTGATTATGTTATCAATAATAAGGAAAAGGTCATTGAAATGACAGTTTCTGAACTAGCAACTCAAAGTAATGTAAGTGAAGCTACCATAGTTAGGTTTTGCAAAAAATGTGATTTCAAAGGGTTCCACGATTTAAAGATAAATATTGCTAAGGAAATGGTAAATTCAAAGAATGATAAGGTATCTAATGAATTAGATTCTAATAATATAGCACAATCGCTTCAAAATATATTAGCAAATAAAATTGAAGAATTGAAACAAACTATATCAATGATCAATGAAGATGATATTAAAAACATATTAGATGCAATTAAAAATGCAAGGATTGTGCAATTTGCAGCAGTTGGAAATACGATACCTGTAGCAATGGATGGAACCTATAAATTTAATCAATTAGGAATAGCATCTGTTACAAACACCATATGGGAAACTCAACTTGCATTTGCATATACCTTAACTAATGAAGATGTAGTTATAGTAATATCTAATTCTGGATCTTCAAAGAAACTTGTGACCCTACTAGAGATTGCAAATGAAAGACATGCTACTACTATTTCTATAACAAATCATGAAAATTCTCCAGTGGCGAATGAAAGTAAGTATCACATAAATACAGCCACAAGGGAAAAATTATTTTTAGATGAATTTAGCTTTTCAAGAGTTTCTGCTATGGTTGTTATAGAAGCTTTATATTTACTTTTAACAAGAGATAAAAAAGATGCTTATAGTTGGATTAGTGAGCATGAACAATCTATTGCAGATGAT
- a CDS encoding FIST signal transduction protein encodes MVTEQFAFYKLDEIKNIELLGKLVNSNLVLMFGSKEFICNKDVFNTIRIKYPCASIIGCTTAGEIFKDQVNDNILTVTAISFENTTIKFFSSEMVEFNKCYEKGLEIAKSIPTENLAHVFLIAEGINVNGSKIVEGLVDGLPEHVKITGGLAGDYEGYKETFVIANDYAKNNLIGVVAFYGDKIRIGYGSVGGFDTFGIERIVTKSKDNILYELDGKPVLDLYKEYLGEYASKLPVSGLFFPLNIRSADNKYNYVRTVSAVDEQNKSLKFAGEIPEGYHGRLMRANFNNLITGSMQAAENCLNIVNYEKPNLAILISCRGRRVILNQMIDEELEVVRSIFGSDVIVTGFYSNGEIAPSGKDKVTEFHNQTMTITLIGEE; translated from the coding sequence ATGGTCACTGAACAGTTTGCCTTTTATAAATTAGATGAAATAAAAAATATTGAATTATTGGGGAAGTTGGTAAATTCGAATTTAGTTCTTATGTTTGGTTCAAAAGAATTTATTTGTAATAAAGACGTATTTAATACAATAAGAATTAAATATCCTTGTGCAAGTATAATTGGGTGTACAACTGCTGGAGAGATATTTAAAGATCAAGTGAATGATAACATATTAACAGTTACGGCTATCTCTTTTGAAAATACCACAATAAAATTTTTTTCTTCAGAGATGGTAGAATTCAACAAATGTTATGAAAAAGGTTTAGAAATTGCAAAATCAATTCCAACTGAGAATTTAGCACATGTGTTTTTAATAGCTGAAGGAATAAATGTAAACGGTAGTAAAATAGTAGAAGGGTTAGTAGATGGACTTCCAGAACATGTGAAAATAACAGGTGGATTGGCGGGAGACTATGAAGGATATAAAGAGACTTTTGTAATTGCCAATGACTATGCTAAAAACAATTTAATTGGAGTGGTAGCTTTTTATGGAGATAAAATTAGGATTGGATATGGTTCGGTAGGAGGATTTGATACATTCGGAATAGAGAGAATTGTTACAAAGTCAAAAGATAATATATTGTATGAATTAGATGGAAAGCCTGTATTAGATTTGTATAAGGAGTATTTAGGTGAATATGCAAGTAAACTTCCAGTTAGTGGACTGTTCTTTCCTCTAAATATAAGGTCTGCTGATAATAAATATAATTATGTTAGAACTGTTTCTGCTGTTGATGAACAAAATAAAAGTCTTAAATTTGCCGGAGAAATACCAGAAGGTTATCATGGAAGACTTATGAGAGCAAATTTTAATAATCTTATAACTGGCTCCATGCAAGCAGCAGAAAATTGTCTTAATATTGTCAATTACGAAAAACCAAACCTTGCAATTTTAATAAGTTGTCGTGGAAGAAGAGTTATTTTAAATCAAATGATAGATGAAGAACTTGAGGTGGTAAGAAGTATATTCGGTAGTGATGTCATAGTTACTGGGTTTTATTCTAATGGAGAAATAGCACCTTCAGGCAAAGATAAAGTAACTGAATTTCATAATCAAACAATGACTATCACACTTATTGGGGAGGAATGA
- a CDS encoding sensor histidine kinase, whose translation MEEFHKLLKRQLSKYIGEDEIPEKFIPFIDAVNSAYIEFEKDKILMERSLDISSREYKENIQKIEKLQTQIIYQEKMAGIGQLSAGIAHEINNPLGFVKSNIYTLKGYKDKIKKLLELYFRIEEDLENSDKNLYETNFSEIIEYKNKNKIKFIFDDIDDIISESKDGINRIENIVKSLLGFARKASSSEFNEYDINSNIKSTITIAYNEIKYYAKVEENLEEVPTIRALEGEINQVLLNMLVNAAHAIKSKGIQGTIRIHTYYENDYVKCEISDNGAGISEENVNNIFNPFFTTKPVGVGTGLGLSISHDIIVNKHSGSIEVNSKLGEGTTFIISLPIKIPKCKDNFNE comes from the coding sequence ATGGAGGAGTTTCATAAACTATTAAAAAGGCAATTATCAAAGTATATTGGTGAAGATGAAATACCAGAAAAGTTTATACCTTTCATTGATGCAGTAAATTCTGCGTATATTGAATTTGAAAAAGATAAAATTTTAATGGAAAGAAGCCTGGATATAAGCTCTAGAGAATATAAAGAAAATATTCAAAAAATAGAAAAATTACAAACTCAAATTATTTATCAAGAAAAAATGGCTGGGATAGGACAACTTTCAGCAGGTATAGCTCATGAAATTAACAATCCATTAGGTTTTGTTAAAAGTAACATATATACTTTGAAAGGTTATAAAGATAAGATTAAAAAGCTTTTAGAATTGTATTTTAGAATTGAAGAGGATTTAGAAAATTCTGATAAGAATTTGTATGAAACAAATTTTTCGGAAATTATTGAGTATAAAAATAAAAACAAAATTAAGTTCATTTTTGATGATATAGATGATATTATATCCGAATCTAAAGATGGTATAAATAGAATAGAAAATATTGTAAAAAGCCTTCTTGGCTTTGCAAGAAAAGCATCTTCTTCAGAATTTAATGAATATGATATAAATAGTAATATTAAATCAACAATTACTATAGCATATAATGAAATTAAGTATTATGCAAAGGTTGAAGAAAATCTTGAAGAAGTGCCAACAATAAGAGCACTTGAGGGAGAAATAAATCAAGTACTTCTAAATATGTTAGTAAATGCGGCACATGCAATAAAATCAAAGGGAATTCAAGGTACAATTAGAATTCATACATATTATGAAAATGACTATGTAAAATGTGAGATTAGTGATAATGGAGCAGGTATTTCTGAGGAAAATGTAAATAATATTTTCAATCCATTTTTTACAACTAAACCAGTTGGCGTGGGGACCGGTCTTGGATTAAGTATTTCACACGATATAATAGTAAATAAGCATTCAGGATCTATAGAGGTAAACAGTAAGCTGGGAGAAGGCACAACATTTATTATTTCATTACCTATAAAGATTCCAAAGTGTAAGGATAATTTCAATGAGTGA
- a CDS encoding response regulator → MGTRKVLFVDDEENILSSIRRGLIDEDYDCLFALNGIDALEIIKNNSISVIVTDMRMPKMDGLTLLKEVKKISPTTVRIVLSGYTQLQQILATINQVDIFKFITKPWKLEEEFKVVIEQALQYYTLVMESENLKKALENKNAAYKNMLKNIEDRIASAKNESNIIKQTSKVIFEHLFKIIDNEMNEDKTKLNYEFERDFCKFYSQNITSEIEELNVVNLLDNFTSSLIDYNKQLKVKEDLKFPENYKIKTNKIIVDCFMKYIIMSIINSNNSYTMNIYGDIKYNLDKEIIEFIFDIVDLKNQKVPSDNDIHFIDGDKIDFVSTFMNEYLKVYNGAFKIKKIDDRLIIKIELIKDAN, encoded by the coding sequence ATGGGTACAAGAAAAGTTTTATTTGTAGATGATGAAGAAAATATTCTAAGCTCCATAAGACGTGGACTAATTGATGAAGACTATGACTGTTTATTTGCTTTAAATGGTATAGATGCCCTTGAAATAATAAAAAATAATTCAATAAGCGTTATTGTTACAGATATGCGTATGCCCAAAATGGATGGTCTTACACTGTTAAAAGAGGTAAAAAAAATATCTCCTACTACTGTAAGAATAGTTTTATCAGGATATACTCAATTGCAACAAATACTTGCAACTATAAATCAAGTTGATATATTTAAATTTATAACAAAACCATGGAAGCTGGAAGAAGAATTTAAAGTTGTAATTGAGCAAGCCCTTCAATATTATACTCTTGTTATGGAAAGCGAAAATTTGAAAAAGGCGCTTGAAAATAAAAATGCTGCATATAAGAATATGCTAAAAAATATTGAAGATAGGATAGCATCGGCAAAAAATGAAAGTAATATAATAAAGCAGACAAGCAAGGTTATTTTTGAACATTTATTTAAAATAATTGATAATGAAATGAATGAGGATAAGACTAAACTTAATTATGAATTTGAAAGAGATTTTTGTAAATTTTATAGTCAAAATATAACCTCTGAAATTGAAGAATTAAATGTAGTTAATTTACTTGATAATTTCACATCATCCTTAATAGATTATAATAAACAACTTAAAGTTAAAGAGGACCTTAAATTTCCAGAAAACTATAAAATTAAAACTAACAAAATAATAGTTGATTGCTTTATGAAGTATATAATTATGTCTATTATAAATTCTAACAATAGTTACACCATGAATATTTATGGTGATATAAAGTATAATCTGGACAAAGAAATAATTGAATTTATATTTGATATAGTGGATTTAAAAAATCAAAAAGTGCCATCAGATAATGATATACATTTTATAGATGGAGATAAAATCGATTTTGTAAGTACATTTATGAATGAGTATTTAAAAGTATATAATGGAGCATTTAAAATAAAGAAGATTGATGATAGATTGATAATTAAGATTGAATTAATAAAAGATGCAAATTAA
- a CDS encoding HDOD domain-containing protein, translated as MLKTILFVDDESQILRSIARIFMDTEYEIITAESGKEALVILENQKVDVIVSDMKMPNMTGYELLSQAKKRFPNIVRIILSGFSDERIVFDALQKNIAKLYILKPWENDVLINTIEKVFQIENVLRNNKNVLKLVNNAEELPTIKTSYQKILNVIESEEEIYKIVEAIEYDNSIVIKLLHIVNSSYYAVKTGSIKRVVAFLGLDNIKNIVIASAFIDGLTFNDKDNKRLEVLWEHAFIANRIISIIYKEFLNKKIPETEMNAGLLSNVGIIFMIHSFHDKYMEILQEVEIQHTSLIELENKAFGTNHQEIGGYLLQWWDIPLPIVEAALYHHNPFDDNIINKQIVFAAHIAEKYAWDIVGENYYIEFDENVFCELKINKEEFEKTIKETLELSGLVKA; from the coding sequence ATGTTAAAAACAATTCTTTTTGTTGATGATGAATCACAAATATTAAGATCTATTGCAAGAATTTTTATGGATACAGAATATGAAATAATTACAGCAGAAAGCGGAAAAGAAGCTTTAGTCATTCTTGAAAATCAAAAAGTAGATGTAATTGTCAGTGATATGAAGATGCCTAATATGACTGGTTATGAGTTACTGAGTCAAGCGAAAAAACGATTTCCTAATATAGTTCGTATAATTCTAAGTGGATTTTCTGATGAAAGAATTGTATTTGATGCTCTGCAAAAGAATATAGCAAAACTATATATTCTGAAGCCATGGGAGAATGATGTTCTTATTAATACTATAGAAAAAGTGTTTCAGATAGAAAATGTACTAAGGAACAATAAGAATGTTCTGAAGCTTGTAAACAATGCAGAAGAATTGCCTACTATTAAGACGTCTTACCAAAAGATTCTTAATGTAATAGAAAGTGAAGAAGAAATATATAAAATAGTTGAGGCAATAGAATATGATAACTCTATTGTTATAAAACTCCTTCATATTGTAAATTCATCATATTATGCAGTAAAAACAGGCTCAATTAAGAGAGTAGTAGCGTTTCTCGGTTTAGATAATATAAAAAATATAGTAATTGCATCAGCATTTATAGATGGATTAACATTTAATGATAAGGATAATAAAAGATTAGAGGTATTGTGGGAACATGCATTTATTGCAAATAGAATTATCAGTATAATATATAAGGAATTTTTAAATAAGAAGATTCCAGAAACTGAAATGAATGCAGGATTATTGAGTAATGTTGGGATTATTTTTATGATACATTCTTTTCATGATAAATATATGGAGATATTACAGGAAGTTGAAATTCAACATACTAGTCTAATTGAACTTGAAAATAAAGCTTTTGGAACAAACCATCAAGAAATAGGAGGGTACCTTCTACAGTGGTGGGATATTCCATTGCCAATTGTTGAAGCAGCACTTTATCATCATAATCCTTTTGATGATAATATAATTAATAAACAAATTGTATTTGCAGCACATATTGCAGAAAAATATGCTTGGGATATAGTTGGGGAAAATTATTATATTGAATTTGACGAAAATGTTTTCTGCGAGTTGAAAATAAATAAAGAAGAGTTTGAAAAGACAATTAAAGAAACTTTAGAATTAAGTGGATTAGTTAAGGCATAA
- a CDS encoding L,D-transpeptidase family protein, whose amino-acid sequence MEEKISSNKIMRGIIISFCTLLVIMFVSVSNSISVSAKTEKEITPEVYTLTLEELGGVKEKISGSDIGVKYNSETPRVITYDDGLLQKRINKLSCLDSSKIFKSQNATLFYQNNGYVISREVYGNEINKNVLYEQVVKAIKSGDTTINLESTNCYEKPKFTATSSEVASAKDTLNKYVSSKITYSFAGLTQYVDSSVIKNWLGVDGNSQVTIDAGKVKNYVDTLASAYTSSLGISIKVNGGYEGNNHSWIIDSTEETKSLIENIRNGQAITKQPIYAQTSVASYFSNVGETFVEIDMAKQHLWYYKNGYLVVEGDIVTGNVSAGHSTPEGVYHFYGKQKDSVLKGEDYEAPVSFWMPFVNQIGLHDASWRSTFGGEIYKTDGSHGCVNAPYYVAKAVYENINIGDSIICYN is encoded by the coding sequence ATGGAAGAAAAAATTAGTTCTAATAAAATTATGCGAGGTATTATAATTTCTTTTTGCACTTTACTTGTTATAATGTTTGTTTCTGTTAGTAATAGCATTAGTGTTTCTGCTAAAACTGAGAAAGAAATAACACCTGAAGTCTATACCTTGACGTTAGAAGAATTAGGCGGAGTTAAAGAAAAAATTAGTGGGTCTGATATTGGGGTGAAATATAATTCAGAAACTCCTAGAGTAATAACTTATGATGATGGACTGTTACAAAAACGAATAAATAAACTATCTTGTCTTGACAGCAGTAAGATATTTAAATCTCAAAATGCTACATTATTTTATCAAAATAATGGGTATGTAATTTCAAGAGAAGTTTATGGAAATGAAATAAATAAGAATGTTTTATATGAACAAGTGGTAAAGGCAATTAAGAGTGGAGATACAACAATAAATTTGGAATCAACAAATTGTTATGAAAAGCCTAAGTTTACTGCAACTTCTTCAGAAGTTGCTTCTGCTAAGGATACATTAAATAAATATGTATCTTCAAAAATAACTTATAGTTTTGCTGGACTTACACAATATGTAGATAGTTCTGTAATAAAGAACTGGCTTGGAGTTGATGGAAATTCTCAAGTTACAATTGATGCGGGAAAAGTAAAAAATTATGTAGATACTTTAGCAAGTGCTTATACTTCATCATTAGGAATCAGCATAAAAGTTAATGGTGGTTATGAGGGTAATAATCATAGTTGGATAATTGATAGTACAGAAGAAACAAAATCATTAATTGAGAATATAAGAAATGGACAAGCTATAACAAAACAACCAATATATGCTCAAACTTCAGTAGCTAGCTATTTTAGCAATGTTGGTGAGACCTTTGTAGAAATTGATATGGCTAAACAACATCTATGGTATTATAAAAATGGTTACCTTGTTGTAGAAGGAGATATTGTTACGGGTAATGTAAGTGCTGGGCATTCAACTCCGGAAGGAGTCTATCATTTTTACGGTAAACAAAAAGATAGTGTATTAAAAGGAGAAGATTATGAAGCACCAGTTTCCTTTTGGATGCCATTTGTTAATCAAATTGGACTTCATGATGCAAGTTGGAGATCAACGTTTGGTGGAGAAATTTACAAGACAGATGGTTCACATGGTTGTGTAAATGCACCATATTATGTTGCAAAGGCAGTATATGAAAATATTAATATAGGAGATAGTATTATTTGTTATAATTAG